In Spirosoma sp. KUDC1026, the sequence AAAGCTACTTTCTCTACTTATTTATCGTCTTTCAGCGTGGCCAGAAAGCTCACAACATCCCGAATTTCCCGTTTGGTAAGCAGGTACTTCATCTCCGGCATACTCGACGGGGCAGTTTCCCGTTTGGCGATCTGAGCTTTCGGAATAACGGTGTCGGGCTTGTCGCCGACTTTCACCGTAACGCCCGTAGCGGTTTCACCCTGCAGGATGCCACTAACCGTTTTACCATTTTTGAGTTTCAGCGTTACCGTTCCAAATCCGGGAGCCAGGCGGGCACTGGGATTGATCAGCGCTTCCAGCAATTGCTCGCGGGTAAGTCGGCTAGCTACACCGTTCAAACGGGGACCGGCGTTGCCACCCAGATCGTCGTAAGCGTGGCAGCGGATACACTGCGCCGTCTGGTGGCGGAAGAAAATTCGCCGACCCAGATCAGGTTCGCCACCCAGCAGACTGCCTTTATACGTAGCGGCCAGGGCATCCGGCGATAGCTTGGCCATCTGAGCCTTGTACTTCGTAATCAGCGGGGCTGAGTGTGTACTGTCGATGGCCTCTTCCAGTTCCAGCTGTAGTTCAGACGGCATCGTTCCGGCCGACATTTTCGCCAGTAACTGATCGAACAGTTTTTGTGAACTGGCAATAGGCAGCTTACCGAGTGTAAGCAGGGCCGCCTGTTTTTCCTCCGTCGTACGCGTATCGATTACCTCCGTCAGGAGCGTTACCATCCGATCGTTGGCCATGTCGGATTTCGCCAGCATATCTAACCCGGCGACCCGAACATTCTTTTCTTTATCAGCCAGCGCCTGTTCAACGGCTTTGTTCAGTTGCTTGTCGTTCAGAGAAGCCAGCGTTTGCAAAGCCGCGATGCGAGCCACCGCTTCCTTATCCGACGTTACCAGCCGGAAAACTGATTCGCCAGCGTCGGTCAGATTCAGTTTTGTTATCGCTTTCAGGGCGCTCAGGCGTAGGGGCAACTGTGGGTTCGTCAGCATCTTGACATAGGTCTCAGCCGTCTTGCTTTTGAGTAATGTCGGATCGCGCTCAACCTTGCCTCGGTAGCGACCATCCACCCGATCCAGCACCGACGGGCTGGCCCAGGTGCTCAGGGCGTCCAGGGCTTCGGCCCGCATCGCAACGGGCGCGCCGTCTTTGTCGGCATACGTAATCAGCGTTTGCATCGCTTCGGGTGAACCCACGCGCAGGTTGGCGTTGATAGCGCGACGAACCAGCGCTTCGTTGGTAAAGTTGGTCGTTTGCAGCACCTTGCCCAGTGCTGGCAGGGCATCCGGAATCGACAGATCATCGTTGATACCCCGGGCAGCCTCCGTGACGATAAACTCATCCTTATCGGTCAGGAAAGCGGCAATGCCCGGATCGCTCATGCGACGTAACGCCACGACGGCACCGATACGTACCGCCCGAGACGGATGACTGGCCAAAGCCGCAACGGGTGCAGCTTTACCAATCCGGGCCAGAGCCAGACTGGCTGCATGGCGGATGTAGGCGTCCTCGTCGTTGTTGGCTTCCAGTAGACTGATAAGTGGTTGAACTGCGGGGTCGTAGCTGATACGTCCCAGGGCCTCAGCGGCAAAGAAACGAGTGCGGCTGTTGCTGTCTTTCAGCAATGGAATTAATGCTTCGCCTGCTTCTTTGTAGCGAACATCGCCCAGCCATTTGGCCGCCTGTGCCCGAATTTCGGGATCTTTGTCGGTCAGTAGTGGCATCAACGACTGGCCG encodes:
- a CDS encoding HEAT repeat domain-containing protein, with product MQKTKKLIWLSTLIPAFCLVGYQSAKDPIDRRIKRMVPEKAAQLAKAIEATVTPELAEGLTLKLWGVDSLVADPIAIDIDDNGSLYYTRTNRQKNSEFDIRGHQDWEIASNQLQSIEDKRAFLRRVLAPENSAKNEWLKDLNGDGSHDWRDLTVEKENVYRIDDTSGDGVADLSQLVVSDFNDEVTDVAGGVMKHGDDLYVAVGPDLWRMKDKDGDGIAETKTSISHGYGIHVGFSGHGMSGVEMGPDGRIYWQIGDIGFNGKGPDGKTWSHPNSGVIVRSNPDGSDFEVFAYGVRNTHEFVFDEYGNLISEDNDGDHPGEKERLVYIVNGSDTGWRSNWQYGKYRDPKNNTYKVWMDERMYLPRFEGQAAYITPTIANFVSGPAGMRYNPGTALSPAYKNSFFIAEFVGGPARSGIHSFKLKPKGASFELGEQKKVLGNILATGIDFGPDGALYVADWINGWDTKDYGRIWKLDDKAGAASAERKLTKALLAEKFAGRSGAALGELLKNPDMRVRQKAQFALVSRGAKGATVLTAASKQTDNQLARIHGIWGLSQLTRQDKQYGQSLMPLLTDKDPEIRAQAAKWLGDVRYKEAGEALIPLLKDSNSRTRFFAAEALGRISYDPAVQPLISLLEANNDEDAYIRHAASLALARIGKAAPVAALASHPSRAVRIGAVVALRRMSDPGIAAFLTDKDEFIVTEAARGINDDLSIPDALPALGKVLQTTNFTNEALVRRAINANLRVGSPEAMQTLITYADKDGAPVAMRAEALDALSTWASPSVLDRVDGRYRGKVERDPTLLKSKTAETYVKMLTNPQLPLRLSALKAITKLNLTDAGESVFRLVTSDKEAVARIAALQTLASLNDKQLNKAVEQALADKEKNVRVAGLDMLAKSDMANDRMVTLLTEVIDTRTTEEKQAALLTLGKLPIASSQKLFDQLLAKMSAGTMPSELQLELEEAIDSTHSAPLITKYKAQMAKLSPDALAATYKGSLLGGEPDLGRRIFFRHQTAQCIRCHAYDDLGGNAGPRLNGVASRLTREQLLEALINPSARLAPGFGTVTLKLKNGKTVSGILQGETATGVTVKVGDKPDTVIPKAQIAKRETAPSSMPEMKYLLTKREIRDVVSFLATLKDDK